The Chanos chanos chromosome 6, fChaCha1.1, whole genome shotgun sequence genome includes a region encoding these proteins:
- the lamtor1 gene encoding ragulator complex protein LAMTOR1 has product MGCCYSSETESAEQDGDERKPLIPHPNPDSKPTNGLPPNAASQPTTRTDEQALLTSIVTNTALNIIDVSAADSQGMEQHEYMDRARQYSTKLAVLSSTVCQKKPPLLPSLTTQPHQVLASDLVPYTDVQQVSKIAAYACSAISQIKVDAKEELVVQFAIP; this is encoded by the exons ATGGGTTGCTGTTACAGCAGCGAGACAGAATCTGCGGAGCAG gACGGAGATGAACGGAAGCCGCTGATCCCTCATCCTAACCCAGACAGCAAGCCGACCAATGGCCTGCCCCCAAACGCTGCCAGCCAGCCAACCACACGCACAGATGAGCAGGCCTTGTTAACGTCCATAGTCACGAACACAGCACT GAACATTATAGATGTGTCGGCAGCAGATTCACAGGGTATGGAACAACATGAATACATGGACCGGGCCAGACAGTACAG tactAAATTGGCAGTGCTGAGCAGTACCGTGTGTCAGAAGAaacctcctcttctcccctcactcaccaCTCAACCTCACCAAGTGCTCGCCAGCGACCTGGTCCCCTACACTGATGTACAACAG GTCTCTAAGATTGCTGCGTATGCGTGCAGTGCAATCTCTCAGATCAAAGTGGATGCCAAGGAAGAATTAGTGGTGCAGTTTGCTATTCCATGA
- the alkbh8 gene encoding alkylated DNA repair protein alkB homolog 8 — MDPSVDSMRSTKRTKEEKKFLRKQIKMSHTLLRHDGISTLTQPTKSLVVANGGLGNGVARETLEKVLREAGSVTSLLMPPDKPYAFVIYESAEDGQRAHALLNGYTLQCQGQIVTLYLSYIENMESKRSTCTDWPPGLCVLEEFVSPEEETELLGAVEWTSHSSEFSVQRALKHRRVRHYGYEFRYDNNNVDKDKPLCGGLPQVCNAVMERCLRSGHIKVLPDQLTVNQYEAGQGIPPHVDTHSAFDDTILSLSLGAKTVMDFRHPDGRSVAVVLPRRSLLVMRGESRYLWTHGITPRKFDVVPTCEGDRSVTVTSDLSHLTLSKRDTRTSFTFRKVRRTPCDCVYPSACDSQRATPSLPHTEEEACRLEAEFVHQVYEEISAHFSSTRHSPWPRVRDFLLSLPPGSILADVGCGNGKYLGINPDVITLGFDRSSCLVGICADKGFEACVSDALCVPLRSRSCDACISIAVIHHFSTQDRRLAAVKELMRLLKPGGLALIYVWALEQELNKQKSKYLKQNKEHRTEENQHLDHSETELHPHNTQEDSGKDCPLLNDARETSQKDSLLPEYTKGESGKDTQFLNYSGEDSGKLSLPKKLSVHTNRTAFNSQDLLVPWHMKSNDTRHRSDDASADGNLSKSSPVHHRYYHVFQQGELEQLCSNIKDAMVKNSYYDQGNWCVILEKIPENC; from the exons ATGGATCCCTCTGTAGACAGCATGCGGAGTACTAAGAGGacgaaagaagagaaaaaattcCTGCGAAAGCAAATTAAAATGAGTCATACTCTTCTCAGACATGACGGAATAAGTACATTAACGCAGCCGACCAAG AGCCTTGTGGTCGCCAATggagggttagggaacggggtTGCCAGGGAAACCCTGGAGAAGGTTTTGAGAGAGGCTGGGTCAGTTACATCTCTCCTCATGCCCCCAGACAAACCATATGCATTTGTCATATACGAGTCAGCAGAGGATGGGCAGCGTGCACACGCTCTACTGAACGGGTACACGCTACAGTGCCAGGGGCAAATCGTCACCCTCTATCTCAGCTATATAGAGAACA tggaGAGTAAGAGGAGTACGTGTACTGACTGGCCtcctggtttgtgtgtgttggaggagtTTGTGTCTCCAGAGGAGGAGACGGAGCTGCTGGGAGCTGTGGAGTGGACGTCTCACAGCAGTGAGTtttcag tCCAGAGAGCTCTGAAGCATCGGAGAGTGAGGCATTATGGGTATGAATTCCGATATGACAACAACAACGTAGACAAAGACAAACCGTTGTGTGGAG GGCTTCCTCAGGTGTGTAACGCAGTGATGGAGAGATGTTTGAGAAGTGGCCATATTAAAGTCCTTCCAGACCAGCTGACAGTGAACCAGTATGAGGCAGGCCAAG gTATTCCCCCCCACGTCGACACACACTCTGCTTTTGACGACACGATTCTGTCCCTCAGTCTGGGGGCCAAG acagTGATGGACTTCAGGCATCCTGATGGGAGATCCGTTGCCGTGGTGTTGCCCAGACGGAGTCTTCTGGTGATGAGGGGCGAAAGTCGTTACCTTTGGACACatgg tatCACACCCAGAAAGTTTGATGTGGTGCCTACATGTGAGGGTGACAGGTCTGTgactgtgacctctgacctgagTCACCTCACTTTGAGTAAGCGTGACACCAGAACATCTTTTACTTTCCGGAAGGTGCGACGGACCCCATGTGACTGTG TTTACCCATCAGCATGTGACAGCCAGCGTGCCACGCCCTCCCTGCCCCACACTGAGGAAGAGGCCTGTCGTTTGGAGGCGGAGTTTGTGCATCAGGTATATGAGGAGATCTCCGCCCACTTCAGCAGCACCAGACACTCCCCCTGGCCACGGGTTCGAGACttcctgctgtctctccctcctggATCCATCCTGGCTGATGTTGGATGTGGAAATGGGAAATACCTGGGAATCAACCCGGATGTGATAACG cTGGGTTTTGACCGGAGCAGTTGTCTGGTGGGGATCTGTGCTGATAAGGGCTTTGAGGCGTGTGTGTCTGACGCTCTGTGTGTTCCACTGCGCAGCCGCAGCTGCGATGCCTGCATCTCTATTGCAGTTATTCACCACTTCTCCACACAg gacagAAGACTGGCAGCAGTTAAGGAACTGATGAGGCTGCTAAAACCTGGAGGTCTAGCTCTGATCTACGTATGGGCCCTGGAGCAAGAACTCAACAAACAGAAATCTAAATAtctcaaacagaacaaagaacacAGAACTGAGGAGAACCAGCATCTGGACCATTCTGAGACAGAACTACATCCACACAACACCCAGGAGGATTCTGGGAAAGACTGTCCACTCCTAAATGATGCCAGGGAGACTTCTCAGAAAGACAGTCTCCTGCCAGAATACACCAAGGGGGAGTCTGGCAAAGATACTCAATTCTTAAATTACAGTGGTGAGGATTCTGGGAAACTCAGTCTTCCCAAAAAGCTGAGTGTCCATACCAACCGCACTGCCTTCAATTCCCAGGATCTCTTGGTGCCCTGGCATATGAAAAGTAATGATACTCGGCACAGGAGTGATGATGCCAGTGCAGATGGGAATTTATCCAAATCCAGCCCTGTGCACCACCGCTATTACCATGTTTTCCAGCAGGGGGAGCTAGAGCAACTGTGCAGTAACATAAAGGATGCCATGGTGAAAAACAGCTACTATGACCAGGGAAACTGGTGTGTCATATTggagaaaattccagaaaactgctaa